One genomic window of Methanosarcina acetivorans C2A includes the following:
- the thiE gene encoding thiamine phosphate synthase — MNQKNSNPKNPPRKISLLKQIDFYLVTDSGLSKKGTLSDVREAVDAGCKIVQYREKNKSTKEMIDEASEIKRICGDRAIFLVNDRIDVALAVDADGVHIGQDDMPIEIAKKLLGPEKIIGLTVHNVEEALEAERNGADYVGLGSIFDTSTKKDAGKGIGPASIKEVKNAIKIPVVAIGGINRENCIPVVENGADSFVAISAVVCSDDVKRETRKFIEIIREIKNSGRQ; from the coding sequence ATGAACCAGAAAAATTCCAATCCGAAAAATCCTCCCCGGAAAATTTCCCTTTTAAAACAGATCGACTTTTACCTTGTAACTGACTCCGGACTCTCAAAGAAAGGAACTTTATCCGATGTGAGAGAAGCAGTTGACGCAGGCTGCAAGATTGTTCAGTACCGGGAGAAAAACAAAAGCACAAAAGAAATGATCGACGAAGCATCCGAAATTAAGAGAATCTGCGGGGATAGAGCAATATTTCTTGTAAATGACCGGATTGACGTTGCTCTGGCAGTTGATGCGGATGGAGTCCACATAGGCCAGGACGACATGCCTATTGAAATCGCAAAAAAACTCTTGGGCCCGGAAAAGATTATCGGCCTCACTGTCCACAACGTCGAAGAAGCACTAGAAGCCGAGAGAAATGGGGCTGATTATGTGGGCCTTGGCTCCATCTTCGATACCTCAACAAAAAAGGATGCAGGAAAGGGGATCGGTCCTGCCAGCATAAAGGAAGTAAAAAACGCAATAAAAATTCCAGTCGTCGCTATTGGAGGAATAAACAGGGAAAACTGCATACCTGTGGTTGAAAACGGAGCTGACAGCTTTGTTGCAATTTCTGCAGTAGTTTGCAGCGACGATGTAAAAAGGGAAACCAGGAAGTTTATTGAGATTATTCGGGAAATAAAAAATTCAGGCCGACAATAA
- a CDS encoding PKD domain-containing protein, with protein MKNKARTIFLVLLIFVALVTVASAGTETQLTQDERLTQRMAIYGSYVFWTERAGNDVHAYDLTTGNRTDITGNSAGGKINAYGDKVVWTGDSETVYMYDISTGNETLIASERRAPDIFGNYIVYTNNYYYGQDHQNDGIYLYDLNTHNETKIAAVYSFPAIYGNKVVWSPENSSNASDIYLYDISNQQTGKITTTNSSIPESELDIFGNVVVWAESGNVYMHDMASNKTTQVTSNVSAYQPSIYGNWIVYMIGDPYSGGNKDIYMYEIPAARTTRITNSTHAFNPSVYGDKIVYADCRNNPEFCEARDIYLYDLSNTSNNLVANFTGNVSTGTAPLNVSFSDTSTGTPDTWFWGFGDGEISNEQNPAHTYLSAGNYTACLTVSNENSTDSKLATINAK; from the coding sequence ATGAAAAATAAAGCTCGGACAATATTTTTAGTTCTTTTAATTTTTGTTGCACTGGTGACAGTTGCATCGGCTGGAACGGAAACTCAGCTCACACAGGATGAGCGATTAACACAGCGCATGGCGATTTATGGTAGCTATGTTTTCTGGACAGAGCGTGCTGGGAATGATGTACATGCTTACGATCTAACTACCGGAAACCGAACGGATATTACCGGGAATTCGGCAGGAGGTAAAATTAATGCATACGGAGATAAGGTAGTATGGACCGGAGATAGTGAAACTGTTTATATGTACGACATTTCTACAGGAAATGAAACCCTGATAGCATCCGAACGTCGTGCCCCTGATATTTTCGGGAACTACATAGTCTATACTAATAACTATTATTATGGTCAGGATCACCAGAATGATGGGATTTATCTTTACGACCTCAATACTCACAATGAAACCAAAATCGCTGCGGTTTACAGCTTTCCTGCCATATACGGTAACAAAGTAGTTTGGTCGCCGGAGAACAGCAGCAATGCTTCTGATATCTACTTATATGACATATCTAATCAACAAACAGGCAAAATAACAACTACAAATAGCTCAATACCAGAATCCGAACTTGATATCTTCGGAAATGTCGTAGTATGGGCAGAATCAGGCAACGTATATATGCACGATATGGCTTCCAACAAAACAACTCAGGTTACCAGTAACGTAAGTGCATACCAGCCTTCAATCTACGGTAACTGGATTGTATATATGATAGGTGATCCTTATAGTGGGGGGAATAAAGACATCTATATGTATGAGATACCTGCTGCCAGGACAACCCGCATAACTAACAGTACCCATGCATTCAATCCGTCCGTCTACGGCGATAAAATCGTATATGCAGATTGTCGCAATAATCCGGAATTTTGTGAAGCAAGAGATATTTATCTGTATGATCTCTCAAACACATCGAATAATCTTGTCGCAAATTTCACCGGCAATGTTAGCACGGGAACTGCGCCTTTAAACGTCTCTTTTTCTGACACCAGTACGGGGACACCGGATACGTGGTTCTGGGGCTTCGGGGATGGCGAGATTTCAAACGAACAGAACCCGGCTCATACTTATTTATCAGCAGGAAACTATACAGCCTGTCTGACAGTAAGCAATGAAAACAGTACTGATTCGAAGTTAGCTACAATAAATGCAAAATAA
- a CDS encoding ISNCY-like element ISMac19 family transposase, with the protein MVTINLTLNNFSELHALLDVFGCFGNDYEYTTRGIFRRKIPPVCSICNTPMVHNGYNPHTKDGLGEINIGRYKCSNCGSTHEEDYSFWEDMKTLLFDTFNDFFQLLRYHNVSYDGISDLMDFIYPRSRSTIFRAFYKEMEQETIPYSENIHMVHYDEQHPKEGRCQKYRLTLLDAKAQRTIADELFKDKSPETIKKFLKKNLDASEPVFIVTDFDKRYPDILKEIFRDKLVHQYCLMHLNKLIVNDFPKNTTIEQELLKYRLLSIFYNRENEIKFLQKLQSEELNVINNKEKHQEWIKKAKKEFCQYRHKLKLEIRRKKENLPRNSLEKAKYNFDKLMENIRTYDEKVQKRLWMINKHWLNLTLFHYLPGAPATNNPIESYYSKSLKTDNKKKFRTDKGIENRIKLTQMRRLNLLKKPQKSFMELFRLFSPFKL; encoded by the coding sequence ATGGTGACTATAAATCTTACACTTAATAACTTTTCTGAGCTCCATGCTCTCTTAGACGTTTTTGGTTGTTTTGGAAACGATTATGAATATACTACACGAGGAATTTTTCGTAGAAAAATTCCTCCCGTCTGTTCAATTTGTAATACTCCAATGGTTCATAATGGCTATAATCCCCATACCAAAGACGGTCTTGGGGAAATCAACATTGGTCGGTATAAATGCTCAAACTGTGGTAGTACACACGAAGAAGATTATAGTTTTTGGGAAGATATGAAGACTTTACTTTTTGATACATTCAATGATTTTTTCCAGTTACTCAGATACCATAACGTTTCATATGATGGAATTTCTGATCTAATGGATTTCATATATCCAAGATCAAGAAGCACGATTTTTAGAGCATTCTACAAAGAAATGGAACAGGAAACTATTCCATATTCAGAAAATATACATATGGTGCATTATGACGAACAACATCCAAAAGAAGGAAGATGTCAGAAATACCGTTTAACTTTACTGGATGCAAAAGCTCAAAGAACGATAGCAGATGAACTTTTCAAAGATAAGAGTCCAGAAACCATCAAGAAATTTCTAAAGAAAAATCTTGATGCATCAGAGCCAGTGTTTATCGTTACGGATTTTGATAAGAGATACCCTGATATATTAAAGGAAATTTTTAGGGATAAGTTAGTCCATCAATATTGTTTGATGCATTTAAATAAGCTTATTGTTAATGATTTTCCAAAGAACACAACGATAGAACAGGAACTTTTGAAGTACAGGTTATTAAGTATATTTTATAATAGAGAGAATGAGATTAAATTTCTGCAAAAACTTCAATCTGAAGAACTCAACGTAATTAATAACAAAGAAAAGCATCAAGAATGGATTAAAAAAGCAAAAAAGGAATTTTGCCAGTATAGACATAAATTAAAGCTTGAAATCAGAAGAAAAAAGGAAAATCTTCCACGTAATAGTCTTGAAAAAGCAAAATATAACTTTGATAAATTAATGGAAAATATAAGAACATATGATGAAAAGGTTCAAAAACGATTGTGGATGATCAATAAACACTGGTTAAATCTTACTTTGTTCCATTATCTTCCAGGAGCGCCAGCGACAAATAACCCTATCGAAAGCTATTATTCAAAAAGTCTAAAAACGGATAACAAGAAGAAGTTTAGAACTGACAAAGGAATTGAAAATCGGATTAAACTTACTCAGATGAGAAGATTAAATTTACTTAAGAAACCACAAAAGTCATTTATGGAATTGTTCAGATTATTTTCTCCATTTAAGCTTTAG
- a CDS encoding transposase, giving the protein MGKGNIAIDKSMIKTIVDGKIIIPLPKVLVENRYYPMFSIFSPTQCDSCGSKLHVNSHHTRFIISRYGTISLNVTYWLCPTCKKHYHDRVIGVQGSANYSSEYYDTQINVRYDGRCSLHNSRRIGETYTEGVINVCGRAPCPTSLWLYEQKLAKLSKQELLNQGVSFEETLYVDGNWIKNGWKKKLEEFIGTKLTKKEWKKMRYKSVYVVATKEKVILDFEVTERLPTIEALMPLFIRIKNRFPEDKIKKIVSDEDKAIIGAVKMVFPEVTHSFCVFHQLKNVSKRYYEEFSSIEEIPDNDKITYNEISQLILSDTVISAVAHIQKIREFNSDLELSEASHKAISYAEEIFSKNVSFLKKGFTPETDNTMEQIFSLICDIVDKARSFKTDNGLTNFCYNLFTFFNKRCFSTGKWKGFSPLMRARFQYG; this is encoded by the coding sequence ATGGGAAAAGGAAACATTGCAATAGATAAATCAATGATAAAAACGATAGTTGACGGCAAAATAATAATTCCTTTGCCAAAAGTTTTGGTTGAAAATCGATACTATCCTATGTTCTCTATATTCTCCCCTACTCAGTGTGATAGTTGTGGAAGTAAATTACATGTTAACTCTCATCACACTCGTTTTATTATATCACGTTACGGCACTATATCTCTCAATGTTACATACTGGCTTTGTCCCACTTGTAAGAAACATTATCATGATCGGGTTATTGGTGTTCAGGGTTCTGCAAATTACAGTTCTGAATATTATGATACACAAATAAATGTCAGATACGATGGACGATGCAGTCTGCACAATTCTCGGCGAATTGGGGAAACATATACAGAAGGAGTAATAAATGTCTGTGGAAGAGCTCCTTGTCCCACTTCATTGTGGTTATATGAACAGAAACTAGCAAAACTTTCAAAGCAAGAACTTTTGAACCAAGGAGTTAGCTTTGAAGAAACATTGTATGTTGATGGGAATTGGATCAAGAATGGATGGAAAAAAAAGCTTGAAGAATTTATTGGAACGAAACTCACAAAGAAAGAATGGAAAAAAATGCGATATAAATCTGTTTACGTTGTTGCTACCAAAGAGAAGGTCATTTTAGATTTTGAAGTAACTGAGAGGTTACCAACAATTGAGGCTCTGATGCCTCTTTTTATACGAATAAAGAACCGATTTCCTGAAGATAAAATCAAAAAGATTGTTTCTGATGAGGATAAAGCGATCATTGGAGCCGTAAAAATGGTCTTTCCTGAAGTGACTCATTCTTTTTGTGTGTTTCATCAATTAAAAAACGTTAGTAAGAGGTATTATGAGGAATTCAGTTCTATTGAAGAGATTCCAGATAACGATAAGATTACCTACAATGAGATATCTCAATTGATACTTTCTGATACGGTTATCAGTGCTGTTGCGCATATTCAGAAGATACGAGAATTTAACTCTGATCTTGAACTTTCTGAAGCGTCTCATAAAGCGATTTCTTATGCCGAAGAGATTTTCAGCAAGAATGTGAGCTTCTTGAAAAAAGGTTTTACACCTGAGACAGATAATACAATGGAACAAATATTTTCTTTGATATGTGATATCGTAGACAAAGCAAGGTCATTCAAAACCGATAATGGACTAACTAATTTTTGTTACAATCTATTTACTTTTTTCAACAAACGGTGTTTCAGCACTGGAAAATGGAAAGGTTTCTCACCTTTAATGAGAGCAAGATTCCAATATGGATAA
- a CDS encoding IS1-like element ISMac16 family transposase (programmed frameshift), producing the protein MNCPRCKSSNHTKNGIVCGRQRYKCHDCGYNYSVELKSTASSPLVKRQALQLYLEGLGFRSIGRFLGVSHVSVQKWIKKFGQEIEELKSENEISIVELDEMHTYIGNKKYCWIWIAVDRVGKKFINCSFGSRGTKTGQLLWEKLKKKEIGEVMTDHWRAYAEFIPETIHTQSKAETYTVEGYNGILRHFLARLRRKTKCYTKSLEMLKYSVLLLMKNRNKELSIFN; encoded by the exons ATGAACTGCCCAAGATGCAAAAGTTCCAATCACACAAAAAACGGTATAGTTTGTGGACGTCAACGCTACAAATGCCACGATTGTGGATATAACTATTCAGTCGAGCTAAAATCAACTGCTAGTTCTCCTTTAGTTAAGAGACAGGCTTTGCAACTTTATCTTGAGGGATTAGGATTTCGTTCAATAGGACGATTTTTAGGGGTAAGTCATGTTTCTGTCCAAAAATGGATAAAGAAATTTGGTCAGGAGATAGAGGAGCTAAAAAGCGAAAATGAGATATCTATTGTTGAACTGGATGAGATGCACACTTACATCGGCAAC AAAAAATATTGCTGGATCTGGATTGCTGTTGATAGAGTTGGGAAAAAATTCATCAACTGCTCTTTTGGTAGCAGAGGAACGAAAACTGGACAACTACTCTGGGAAAAATTAAAGAAGAAAGAGATTGGAGAAGTGATGACTGATCACTGGAGGGCATATGCAGAGTTTATTCCTGAAACCATTCATACTCAATCCAAAGCAGAAACGTATACAGTTGAAGGATATAACGGCATACTAAGGCACTTTCTGGCAAGGTTGAGACGAAAGACAAAGTGTTATACGAAGAGTCTTGAAATGCTAAAGTACTCTGTTCTTCTATTGATGAAAAACAGAAATAAAGAGTTATCTATATTTAATTAA
- a CDS encoding sensor histidine kinase: protein MEKDYHKENLEKIAERFFSIAEQTGQLIFDGDPKTGKIEWYGAIEEFTGYTPEKFGKVDLEASKSLIHPEEQEMFWNTLMNSLKTGEKFEQKFRLERKNRTYIYVECSCVFLKNENNHVYRAIGLLKNITEREHNQEKLKISEENLLRYLQNFRGIGFQLDDNFDFVLLHGAVKEITGYEDKDFFSGKIQLAQLVDPEDRSNFFENRRKLSTASNYLVEQEYRMRNRNGNRVWVFESIQVIHSIDQTSRLYQGFIQDITERKIATESLDRAEKLRKKEIHHRIKNNLQVISSLLDLECDSLLSGTPDHKKIAEAFRESHNRIISMSVIHEELYNSRDMETINFASYLKKLTDDLFKSYKVGNSDIKLYLDVEDFFFEMDNAIPLGIIVNELVSNSLKYAFPDGRNGEIHIELQALDDKKSSNTTADFSMQNNVGPSSYFRLTVGDNGIGFPGSFDFKNISSLGLQLVNTLVDQIGGSIEIGNGPGTKYNILFKDS from the coding sequence ATGGAAAAGGATTATCATAAAGAAAATTTAGAGAAAATTGCGGAAAGGTTTTTCTCTATAGCTGAGCAAACAGGACAACTAATTTTCGATGGTGATCCAAAGACTGGCAAAATTGAATGGTATGGAGCTATTGAGGAATTTACTGGTTATACGCCAGAGAAATTTGGTAAAGTCGATCTGGAAGCCAGTAAGAGTTTAATTCATCCCGAAGAACAAGAAATGTTCTGGAACACTCTTATGAATTCTCTGAAGACTGGAGAGAAGTTTGAGCAGAAATTCAGACTCGAAAGAAAGAATAGAACTTATATTTATGTGGAATGCAGCTGTGTTTTCCTAAAAAATGAAAATAATCATGTATATAGAGCCATCGGTTTGCTTAAAAATATCACAGAAAGAGAGCATAACCAGGAAAAACTCAAGATAAGCGAAGAAAATCTCCTCAGATATTTGCAGAATTTCAGAGGGATTGGATTCCAGCTGGATGACAACTTTGATTTTGTGCTGCTGCACGGGGCCGTAAAGGAAATTACTGGCTACGAAGATAAAGATTTTTTTTCCGGAAAAATCCAGTTGGCTCAACTTGTGGATCCTGAAGATCGGAGCAATTTTTTTGAAAATCGAAGAAAATTGAGTACTGCATCAAACTATCTAGTTGAGCAAGAATACAGAATGCGAAACCGGAACGGGAATAGAGTATGGGTTTTTGAATCTATTCAAGTTATACACAGTATAGATCAGACAAGTAGACTTTATCAGGGCTTTATCCAGGATATTACCGAAAGAAAAATTGCAACGGAATCGCTTGACAGAGCTGAAAAACTCCGCAAAAAAGAAATCCACCACAGAATAAAAAACAACCTGCAGGTAATCTCCAGCCTCCTGGACTTAGAATGCGACAGCCTGCTTTCCGGGACTCCCGATCACAAAAAAATTGCTGAAGCATTTCGAGAAAGCCACAATAGAATCATATCGATGTCTGTCATTCACGAGGAATTGTATAACTCCAGAGACATGGAAACAATTAACTTCGCATCTTATCTTAAAAAATTAACAGATGATCTCTTCAAGTCATACAAAGTAGGAAATTCCGATATCAAACTTTACTTGGATGTGGAGGATTTCTTTTTTGAAATGGACAACGCAATCCCTTTGGGTATCATTGTCAATGAACTGGTTTCAAACTCCTTAAAATATGCATTTCCAGATGGAAGAAACGGGGAAATTCACATTGAACTTCAAGCTCTTGACGATAAAAAATCAAGCAATACTACTGCTGACTTTAGTATGCAAAATAACGTCGGACCCAGCAGTTATTTTAGGTTGACTGTTGGAGATAACGGAATTGGTTTTCCGGGATCCTTTGACTTTAAAAATATCAGTTCGCTAGGCTTACAACTTGTAAACACTCTTGTGGATCAAATCGGTGGTAGTATCGAAATTGGAAATGGGCCGGGGACGAAATATAATATACTGTTCAAAGATTCATAG
- a CDS encoding IS110-like element ISMac14 family transposase, whose amino-acid sequence MVEVINKACGLDIHKLFFIATILSRSGEKQQQHFYRTPDEILAFKNWVISENCDVVACESTSDFWVPIYDALIKHLPVIVGNARDMKAFTHKKTDKIDSEFIAQLALNNMVQPSRVFPKNHRTFRSCIRLRHNLVQKRTDIKNEAHAILAPEMFSLKNVLTDSFGKSGRAILSGICSGKSVDQIIANLSPNVRKKSNQIREILDREISQDTAFRLQICLDIIKHLDNEIKILEKEIFNYAYKNHKQEMEILMSVPGIGELGAATLIAEIGDFKDFSSGDKLASWLGLVPKVYQSADKYHNGRITKRGSKEARWILTQIAQAAARTKNSRLKEFFNRKKKSIGHSKAIIALARKIATIIWHLITKEEMYEDETGYKKGEIQKRKIGETEMFSVDERIKIMSEIYVIARNEEKEST is encoded by the coding sequence TTGGTTGAGGTTATAAACAAAGCTTGTGGTTTAGACATTCACAAACTCTTTTTCATTGCTACAATCCTCAGTAGATCTGGTGAAAAACAGCAACAACATTTCTATAGAACCCCTGACGAAATATTAGCTTTTAAAAACTGGGTTATCTCAGAGAACTGTGACGTTGTTGCCTGTGAATCAACGAGTGACTTTTGGGTTCCGATTTATGATGCGTTGATAAAACATCTACCTGTTATAGTTGGAAATGCCCGAGATATGAAGGCGTTTACACACAAAAAAACAGATAAGATCGATTCCGAATTCATCGCACAACTTGCATTGAATAATATGGTTCAACCATCAAGAGTTTTCCCAAAAAACCATAGAACATTTCGTTCATGTATTCGGCTTCGCCATAACCTTGTACAAAAAAGAACAGATATAAAAAATGAAGCTCACGCCATACTCGCACCTGAGATGTTTAGTCTGAAGAATGTGCTAACAGATAGTTTTGGTAAGAGTGGTAGAGCAATTCTATCAGGAATTTGTTCAGGTAAAAGCGTTGACCAGATTATTGCAAACCTTTCTCCAAATGTTCGTAAGAAAAGTAATCAGATAAGGGAAATTCTGGACAGAGAAATCTCTCAAGATACTGCATTCAGGCTTCAAATCTGTCTGGATATCATAAAGCATCTTGACAATGAAATCAAAATTTTGGAAAAAGAAATTTTCAATTATGCTTATAAAAATCATAAGCAAGAAATGGAAATTTTAATGTCTGTTCCAGGAATAGGAGAACTTGGAGCAGCAACTCTTATTGCTGAAATAGGCGATTTCAAAGATTTTTCTTCAGGAGATAAGCTTGCTTCATGGCTTGGCCTAGTTCCGAAGGTGTACCAATCAGCGGATAAATACCATAACGGTAGAATCACTAAGAGAGGATCTAAGGAAGCAAGGTGGATCCTAACACAGATTGCCCAGGCAGCAGCAAGAACGAAAAATAGCAGGTTAAAAGAGTTTTTCAACAGAAAAAAGAAGTCGATTGGACATTCAAAGGCGATTATTGCCCTAGCAAGAAAAATTGCAACAATTATCTGGCATCTGATTACAAAAGAGGAGATGTATGAAGATGAAACTGGATATAAAAAGGGAGAAATTCAAAAGAGAAAGATAGGTGAGACTGAGATGTTCTCAGTTGATGAAAGGATCAAAATAATGAGTGAAATATACGTAATTGCGAGAAATGAAGAAAAAGAGAGTACGTGA
- a CDS encoding type III PLP-dependent enzyme, producing MRKESYEFPLEDFIPREDFNKIKKFSRDKETPFLVIDLQKIERSYEELVEHMPFAKIHYAVKANPMDRVVLALKDKGSNFDVATIYELDQVLRLGVEPERISYGNTIKKEKDIAYAYEKGVRLFVTDSESDLKKLSREAPGSRVFFRILTESDGADWPLSRKFGSHPDLIYKLILKAEKLGLEPYGLSFHVGSQQRDIGQWDNAISKCKYLFEAAAEKGIQLKMINLGGGFPAKYQAQANDLETYAREIRRFLHDDFGEELPEILIEPGRSLVADAGIIVSEVVMISKKARFNQYKWVYLDIGKFGGLIETLDECIKYPIFCDKKGCAEEVILAGPTCDSMDILYEHHKYSFPHTMREGNRAYIFTTGAYTQSYCSVNFNGFPPLKAYLI from the coding sequence ATGAGAAAAGAGTCTTATGAGTTCCCGCTGGAGGATTTTATTCCAAGAGAAGACTTTAACAAAATCAAGAAATTCTCCCGGGATAAAGAAACACCATTTCTGGTCATCGATCTTCAGAAAATAGAAAGAAGTTATGAAGAACTTGTAGAGCACATGCCTTTTGCAAAAATTCACTATGCTGTAAAGGCCAATCCTATGGATAGGGTAGTGCTTGCTCTGAAGGACAAAGGTTCCAATTTTGATGTTGCGACGATTTACGAACTTGATCAGGTGCTGAGACTCGGGGTGGAGCCTGAAAGAATAAGCTACGGAAACACCATCAAAAAAGAAAAGGATATAGCTTATGCCTATGAGAAAGGAGTAAGGCTCTTTGTTACTGATTCAGAAAGTGATTTAAAAAAATTATCCAGGGAAGCTCCCGGCTCAAGGGTTTTTTTCAGGATCCTTACCGAAAGCGACGGTGCAGACTGGCCCCTTTCCAGAAAATTCGGGTCTCACCCTGACCTTATATACAAACTTATTCTGAAAGCTGAAAAACTAGGGCTTGAACCCTACGGGCTTTCTTTCCACGTAGGTTCCCAGCAAAGAGATATCGGACAGTGGGACAATGCAATCTCCAAGTGCAAATACCTTTTTGAAGCAGCAGCCGAAAAAGGAATTCAGCTGAAAATGATCAACCTCGGGGGAGGCTTCCCCGCAAAATATCAGGCTCAGGCAAACGACCTTGAGACCTATGCCAGGGAAATCCGCCGCTTTTTACACGACGACTTCGGAGAAGAACTTCCCGAGATTCTTATCGAACCGGGGAGATCTCTGGTTGCCGATGCCGGCATAATCGTAAGTGAAGTCGTTATGATCTCCAAGAAGGCCAGGTTCAACCAGTACAAGTGGGTTTATCTTGATATCGGAAAGTTCGGTGGCCTTATTGAAACCCTTGATGAGTGCATCAAATACCCGATTTTCTGTGACAAAAAAGGTTGTGCAGAAGAGGTGATCCTTGCAGGTCCAACCTGCGACAGCATGGACATCCTCTATGAACACCATAAATACTCCTTCCCCCATACTATGAGAGAAGGAAACCGCGCCTACATTTTCACAACAGGAGCCTACACCCAGAGTTACTGTTCTGTGAATTTTAACGGCTTTCCCCCTCTCAAAGCCTATCTAATCTGA
- a CDS encoding class I SAM-dependent methyltransferase: MDYVHGYSDRENSRLCDQASTLTMLLHHDTIYPSGSRVLEAGCGVGAQTVILARNSPKASITSIDISGESVEKARLLTEKEGVTNVSFQVADIFDLPFEEETFDHVFICFVLEHLKNPLDALLSVKKVLKKEGTITVIEGDHGSSYFYPRSDEAMQTIKCLINIQELLGGNSLIGRELYPLLNRAGFKSVSISPRMVYVDSSKPDLVEGFTKNTFNAMVEGVREQALELKMIDEKTWTKGINDLYRAAGQEGTFCYTFFKGTATK; the protein is encoded by the coding sequence ATGGATTACGTACACGGATATTCGGATAGGGAAAATTCTCGGCTCTGTGATCAGGCGAGTACTTTGACTATGCTCCTGCATCATGATACTATATATCCTTCTGGAAGCAGAGTGCTTGAAGCCGGCTGTGGTGTGGGCGCACAGACGGTCATACTGGCAAGGAATAGCCCCAAAGCCAGCATCACATCCATCGATATTTCCGGAGAATCGGTCGAAAAAGCCAGATTGCTGACTGAAAAAGAAGGAGTGACGAATGTCAGCTTTCAGGTGGCGGATATCTTCGATTTGCCCTTTGAAGAAGAGACTTTTGACCATGTTTTCATATGTTTTGTACTCGAACACCTTAAAAACCCTCTGGATGCTTTATTGTCGGTGAAAAAAGTACTCAAAAAAGAGGGCACGATAACTGTCATAGAGGGAGATCACGGCTCAAGCTATTTTTACCCCAGGAGCGATGAAGCCATGCAAACAATAAAGTGCCTGATCAACATCCAGGAACTTTTGGGGGGTAATTCCCTCATAGGTCGGGAACTCTATCCGCTATTGAATCGAGCCGGTTTTAAAAGCGTGAGTATATCCCCAAGAATGGTGTACGTCGACTCGAGCAAGCCCGACCTGGTGGAAGGATTCACGAAAAACACTTTCAATGCAATGGTCGAAGGTGTCAGGGAACAGGCACTGGAACTAAAGATGATCGACGAAAAAACGTGGACTAAAGGTATTAATGACCTTTACCGGGCAGCTGGACAGGAAGGTACGTTTTGTTACACCTTCTTTAAAGGCACAGCTACCAAATAG
- the thiM gene encoding hydroxyethylthiazole kinase, with product MNEPLKTIRETKPLIHHITNWVTIYECANMTRAFGALPVMAHAPEECADMTKISSALVLNIGTLTSEIIDSMLLSAAAANERDIPVVLDAVGVGATKFRDEMAAKILASVHIDIIKGNYSEIAKLAGENAETKGVEATSIDADPAKVAKAFAKAESCVVVMTGKEDIISDGDRTFIVKNGHELMGSIVGTGCMAASIVGLFAAVNRDYCDAAKDALCYFGASGELAAAKSSGPGSFKVHLYDEVFNLSDEKVKSMKNFEEK from the coding sequence ATGAACGAGCCACTAAAAACAATAAGGGAAACAAAACCCCTGATTCATCACATCACCAACTGGGTAACTATTTACGAATGCGCAAATATGACAAGAGCTTTCGGCGCTCTTCCTGTAATGGCACATGCCCCTGAAGAATGTGCTGACATGACAAAGATCTCGTCGGCTCTCGTACTCAATATCGGAACCCTGACATCCGAAATCATAGATTCCATGCTGCTTTCCGCTGCCGCTGCAAACGAAAGGGATATCCCGGTGGTACTTGATGCGGTCGGCGTTGGGGCTACGAAATTCAGGGACGAAATGGCTGCAAAAATCCTTGCTTCGGTCCACATTGACATCATTAAAGGCAATTACTCTGAAATTGCAAAACTTGCAGGCGAAAACGCTGAAACAAAAGGAGTTGAAGCAACCTCGATTGATGCCGACCCTGCAAAAGTTGCAAAAGCATTCGCAAAAGCTGAATCCTGCGTTGTGGTAATGACAGGAAAAGAAGACATAATAAGTGACGGAGACAGGACCTTTATCGTGAAAAACGGGCATGAACTGATGGGATCAATTGTGGGGACCGGATGCATGGCTGCCTCTATAGTCGGTTTATTTGCTGCGGTCAATCGGGACTACTGTGATGCTGCCAAAGACGCTTTATGCTATTTCGGAGCCTCAGGAGAACTGGCAGCTGCAAAATCCAGCGGCCCCGGAAGTTTCAAGGTTCACCTCTATGACGAAGTGTTCAACCTGTCAGATGAGAAAGTAAAGAGTATGAAGAATTTCGAAGAAAAATGA